Within the Megalops cyprinoides isolate fMegCyp1 chromosome 10, fMegCyp1.pri, whole genome shotgun sequence genome, the region TGAACATTCAGAGGTTAACTGCAGAAGCATAACCTCCTGCGTAGACACCAGCTTCATAAGATTCGCTAtgcagtcacatgacctgaTGGGCACCCTAGAGAGATGGGATATGGGGTGActgaagaagagaaaagaatacAGTGAGAGATGTaatactgtgtgtttattgtgctAATATTAATCTCTAACTCCTGTATAGGtaaacacagaccactgagaacatatgtaaacacacattGGAGTACACCGGTGGAGAGTAGGACAATGTGTAAAGAGCAAGTGACTATAATATGGACTTGCCTAAAATCACTATAGTATGAATATGCTTAATGCTCTAAATAGCAAACAGTGTGAGCTGGTATCTGTAGACCTcctacacatgtacacacaaatatgtttgACTGATTTATAAAACAACTGCAACTCAGTGAGTTTCAGAGAcacaaatagtttttttttttttcaatgtgagAGTTAACACTACAAAGTACTATACTGTTAACAATATGAGAAACCTGGAGAGATGGAGTACTGAACCTTTTTCAGTACTCCATCTCTCCAATGAAAAAGGTTCTTAGAGAAAGGGTTAACTGCAAATTAGTTTTGGCAATAAATGGTACAGTAAACTGGGAAATTCTTCTCTCACATcttgttaaaataaaactaataatgAGCTCTGTATTAACAGAAATAGTAAGCTGCAAGGAAAGCAAGCTGACCTGCTAGCGCGATATTGGCACCAGAATCTATGAGAGGCGTTTTATCAAATTACCAGTAGTGTTTGGATTAGACACTAACACTCCGAATAAACCTATTGTGTTGCAATGCAAAAATAAGTTAATGCTTGCCACAGATAGCACTGAAAGACTGCCCACTGTCTAGCCATCACTGCCAGTGCTTAAAGCTGTCAGCACTTGCCAAGGGCCAAACTCAGTGTGAATGCTTGCTTAGCAGGACATTTTGTCAGATGTGCAACTGCGTAGGCAACCTTGTTTCCAATACTTCTTGTGATAGATTGTTCACCGACTTGTTTCATCACAATATGCCAGTCTCATCATTGGATGAAGATTAAATGTTTTGTGGGAGGCTGCATCAACATATTCTAAAATTAGTCACTCTTGAATGACTTATAACCTAGATATCTAGATAGAATTGATGGGGGAAAACAGGTAGACGCTACTACACCCACTTCTTGAGAGACCCTAGCCTGCGTGCCATTGATCTTGGACGTTTCCCTATTGCTTCTATCGGGTGTTTGAATCAAGGAGCATCTAATCTGGCAAGAAACCGCTTGCAGGCAAAGACACTTAGAATAACAGGCCGCTATCTGGACACCCACGTGTTACACTTCCAAAACTGTAGACATCTTCATCTTGGGCATTTTCACAGAGCTAGCTCCCCTGCATGACAAAAACCTCCCCTGCATccaaaatctgaaaagaaaaaaaattgaacagaaTGGAAATGACATTTCTATACATATGGATATTAGGCCTGCATATTTTTCCACAAGTGTGAAGACTGTTATTCGTATCAATTCTGCCATTAACAAACCCTGTGTATCCACTAAGCGTAGCCACTGAGTACCGATGGCTTTcggttttcagatgtttttagaAGAGTGTAGGGGTTCATTGCGTCCTCAACATCCTTAGAAAGATCAGTGACCTCTGTGCATAGCCATAGCATTTCGGACATAGTTGGTTACACAAATTCGGAGATAGACCTTGTTTATTTGGTCTATATTTTTAATGGCCTCTGTTGGTTAAATTAAGTTGTCAATGCGACCAGATGTCTTATATAGTGTAGTATATTAATATTACCCACATCTCAAGGTTGGTTGAGTGCAATCTTTAAGACCTGCAAATGGGGGTGTGTAAATTGTGTTGGTGAATGGTATGCAGCTTCAGCTTTGTTGCAGAGGAGATACTTTGGTAAAGTGAAACATAAATTAGGACAGAAAAGTCTTGAGATCATCAGGTCTGGGCATGAGGCACCGTCCCAAAGCGTGAGGTGTCTGATTAATTTGGTCTTctatttgcatgttttaatttgaagTGTGTACAGGGAAAACAGTGGGTTGAAATGGCTTAATTAACTCAGGTTTTCTGACTAATTAAATACCGAATGAGCCATTTATACTGCAGCAAATAAACCAAATAGGCCCAGTGTGAGTAAACACGTATATCATCCTTACAGAGAGGAGACGCTAGTACTAAGCAAACAAGATTCCGGAAACCAATCCGCAAACACGCCCTCAGAATTTGAATTCTCTGGAAATCAACATTCATTGCCTACCATTTACCAATTCATTCTTTTCCCTTTACGTTTGGGTTTGTAAGTGATAAAAGAACTGTATAAAATCCTCTCAACGCCCATATTCACTAAGCTCCACCTGAAACTTATTAGTCCGCAGCCTCTGTCACCTTCTCTTGTTCTCTCGGATTGATGATGCTTGtctggccacacctgttaaacAGCAGCTTTGTAAGTCTCAGATGTCCAATTAGCCTACCCATCGAAAGTAATTCCCTTTTCCTCATTGAAATTGGCACGTcgagacagttttttttttttttgtatgtgcgATAGGCCGTCGAGTGATCGTTATTCCACTAGCCTGTCTAAACAGTGCGTTTGTTACTAAATACATGACGTGCCATTTAAATGCAGGACACCGTCGGTGGTGAAGTAAAACTGTCGGGCGGAGAATGTGAAAGCTGAAAGTGGTTACCGATCGATTACGAAGACCACAATGAAAGGCAACAGCATGGATTTGCTATGGAGGATCGTCTCCACGCTGACCTTAGATTGTATGAGTCGAGCGTCATCTTCTGCGAAGAGGTGTGTAAACGCGTTTCGTCTAACATGGTGATAGTAACATGACGCCTATATTAATCTGGTTTTCCATTCAGGCACTTTGCGGATTTGTGTGAGTTCGATTCGCACCTGTCTTCAAGAACTGAAATGCACGGTGATCTAAATCTAGATGCATTGTTAAGCTTACGAATTTTTTACTCAAAAACAATTGCACATACTAAACATTTGGTTAAATCGGGTTTGtgcagtattattttttattagttaATTTTCTCTCATACTATACCTGGGTAACATGTTCAGAGGAAGTAAAGGTGAACTTAAACATTTAGCTAGTAACGATTTGCAGTGTTATACCACGTACTTTTGGCTGGGTTGAACATGTTTTCAGTGCATACTGGGTGAGGGTAATTTTTAAACTAAGGCAAAATCCTCAtacaatattgtacattttggTAACATTTGATCTGAGCATAtgtaattcatttgttttttagagTGATAGTCTATACAGTATCTTCTATGAGCAAGGCCAACCTGAGTCTTTTAATTTTGGAGATAATACCTATACTCTGATAGATGGGTTCAAGGGTGTTCAACAAATAGGCAAAGACTGAACATTTTTACTCAGTTACTCCTTTTTGGATCCCTCAGAACTCCTGTTGCAGTACTAAGGCATGGGAGATGTGAAGTATTTTCAGCCATGTGATTATGGGCCCAGCTCTGAAGCCATTACAGCAGAATGTCACCTCTCTGACCTTTACTTCGTACTTCTTTCCCAGATCAGCCCCAAAGCCCAGCACCGCCCGCAAAGCCAGTGTGGACAGTTGTTCATTAAGTGCCAGCCTCTCGCTGGGGTCAGACCCACCCCACTGCCAGTGGTGCATCACCTTTAATGTTCGCCTCAAACGGTTGTCCTGTGGCCATCTCTACTGCGACCCCTGCTCAGACCGCATTGTCAACCTGGCCTTTGAGGACATCGAGGGGCTCTCTGACTACCCCTGCCCCATGTGCAAGTCCATCCGCCAGCTGGGCGGCCTTATTGCTTCCCCATGCAATCTGGCAGCACCCCTCGTCATCCCCTCGGGGACCATGCAAAAGCAAGTCGTTAAGGATGAGGGCCAAGGGCACTGATGACTCAGAATGCTGCTGGATCCATGGAGGGATATTCCACATTTCCTCAGGCAATGCTTATTGGCTCATCTGGGAAGACTTTCAATATTGTGGACGGAGCAAGATGTAGGCTTGGTTAAAATCAGCCCTTTTAGAATGATCTTACACCTGcatcattatttaatttacatCTTTGGAATGCCCTTAGGATGGACAAGGCTGAATGAGTGGTAAGACCTGGGAGATGGAAATGTCTGGGGGTTGTGATTGGTTACCATTCAAATGGCATATTTTCATAGTAATGCTCTGTTATATGAAGCACAGTATGAATGGGCAGAGATGTTACCAGTTCCAGTTATCCTAACTATGCTGCCTCTGTCTTTTAACAGACGTTTTACCAAAACTTGAGTCTCATTAATTCAGAGGGATTGAAGTCTGTATCCATTCATGCTTGGGGTAATGGTGAACCAGGAAGTGTACAgaatgtcatttagcaggccACCAAGGTTGAAACAACTTGTTCAGGTTTTCAGTATCATAAGCAAACTTGTATCAATAGAGGGGAATCTCCAGTGAAGAGGTACTTTAGATATTCTGGAAGCTagctgctgttgtatttttttcaagtaCTGTCCAGTCAATCAAAGTCAAAAAGCCACTTTTTTGATGAAATGGAGAGGGTCCTGGAATGTACCTGGCCACCAGtcacattcatcaaaatgttggTTTGGTTAAATGTTTCAGCCAAAATGAGACCTTACAGCCATATGGTTTAGAAGGTAATCAGACCCTGCTAGATCACAATTAGGCAGCATGTTGGTAACAGATTCGCTATATGAAAAATTGAAGCTAAACACAGTTCACCTGTTTGGAGTGAGgcactcattcatttttcataggGACGACAGTTAATTTATtaccagtgtttgtgtttttgtcagtcCTCTCAAGCagattatatttaaaaaattactcCATATAGAttctaatattttaaatgattttaagctcattcattcattttcttacagtattttaatgtcTTGTAGAAAGCAGGATGCAACTTTTGTTCATAATTAAAGATCAcattgtaaatatgtttattttaatataaagaaaataataaaacatgccAAAGAAACAATCATCGCTGGTCTCTTCATCTTTACCAAATGAACCTTTAAATGAGAAAGActacatgaaatgaaacatgttcCTTTTCAATCAGCATAAAAACTATCAGTATTGATCAGGAAGTGACATCAAATCTGTGATTGGGCTAAGATAGGTTTATTACTCTctgatattaaataaaatgttgatacaaaaacctactgtatgtacatCTGGCATACTGCTTGTCATTCgtaccaaaacaaaaatagatttACAATGCTCACAATATTCATAATCAAGTCTAAGGAGTTTGTCACTCTCTTGATAGGACCTGTCACGTTCATGTGAAGAACTGCATCCATTTAAGTTAAGCAAATTCACTACTTTGTCAATACAATGCAGTTAATGTTTAGACCTACTGTTTCCTCCGTAAAATGCAGGCAACAAAAGTACTAGCCTAAAATCACCATGCAAAATTGTGCAATCTTTCTATAATGGAATAACATCACCTTTATCATCACCTTTATGGAAGGTGGAAGTTTCAATCAAGGTTCAGCATTAACGTTGATATCTATAGACagtcaaaaataacattttgagtGAATAAAATATGTTACATAGCAAAGGCTATAACTCGGACTGGGTTTTGCAGGGGTTTTCCTCCatataaaatgaacaacaacagCTGTACCATGGTCGTCACACTGATGAGATCACATTAGAATGATGGCATTCATTAGAAAAGCGACCTAAACCGTTAATGTGATTGAAACCTTGGAAATAGCTCACTTTGGAAATCTGACAGAATGCACCTCATGAAGACAGTATTATCCATGTAGTTAGCCTGGTACTTTTGATAGCTGAGATTTCACATCATATAAAACAGAAGGTCTAAGGGAACTATGCATGGGCCTGTACTTATTTTCTCAATTTAACCTGGACCAGAAAGCACACCACACCACTGAACAGACTCAAAACGGCATCCATCaacaacacattttcagcattcatCAATTTACAAATGTCTACAGCTAAAGACAGTACCAAATATGTGCAAAacatataaatggacaaaatggtCATGCGTATTTAATTACAGCAATGtatgaatgataataattacTAATGCTTATATTATTTTCCCTGGAATACCTGGAGATGGGTTTCAATGttacactttttaaagaaaacacttaAGTCACCACAGAGAGTGGATAATACTACATATTAGCCACTTCAAGAGAACATAACTCATACTATGTAgaaaacaatgtacagtattgGTCCCTCTTCTATtcaaattatgcaaaaaatatgCTGTATTATTGAAAGTTTATCAGATGCTTTGAGTGGGTAGTTAGAAATATATATGTTGGAGTAAAGGGTAACCTAATGTATAAAACTGAGCTTGTTTGACTGTAAGTGCCCTATCTTTACAGCATATTGTTAAAACATGGGCACTCCTGTTGTAAAGTTTCCCGAGGCCTACATCCAGTCACATTACCATGAAGTCCTGGGagtgcattttaatgccatGAGGGTTTATGTGAATGTCTCCCCCTACTGTTCACTTTGAAAagtgctctctgctctgagttTCCATATTAAACCTGCTGCCATTATCCCTGACTAGAATATGTACAGCCTTAACTCTCTTAAATGGAGACAGAATTCAAATGGCCATGTCTATCTACCTGATCTGACTGGACTGTAACAGCTATTCAAATTGTAAACTGACTGCAATAGAAAGTCAGGCGAGAAAGTCAAACAACCCTTGATTCAGCTTCACTGATGCCTCTTCCAGTATATTAGCAATGGAATGTGGTGATCTAATTAGATCCAGCAAAGAGACAGACATAGTCATCCTCTATCATCATTACAGAATATATTCAGCAATCTACTGGCCTTTTTCCTCATCTGTTCAAACAACAGAATACTGAGATGACCTTAGATGAAAACCAAGGAATTTCATTTGCTGGTTTGGAAAGCTGGTCATTACAGTTTCCCTAATAAGtatacaagaataaaaaaagaaattaaaatgcttGAAGTGCAATCATTACTTAACAGAGTACAACAGAATCAGTCTTGTTCAGCTGTAGAAATCAGCTCTAGATAACATGCAACAAATACTGTTAACATTGTGCTGTACTTCTCACTGAGTACTGGGAAATTATTGCTTTTCAACATCCCATTCTTGACCAATATGCTAACCTTAGCAAAAACACCCCAGTGTCCCATTGTATTAGGGGAAGTAGGTCAAGAGCTCGGCTTGGAGTGTGATGGAGCTTGTTAGAGTTGACCCCCAATCTCGGATGTGGAGTTTAGTACCACAGGTGTGAATGCTACCTGTTTCCTACGCATCTCTTTGAGGATCAAATCCTTAGCCAAGTGCGGTGCTCAGGACCCCAGAGAGGGCCCGCTGTTCTTGGACAGCCTTGTGCTGGGCATGGGAGTGTAGCGCTGGTCTTGGCGACTGTCTGGTGGGTGGCTGAACAGGAATGTACGTTTGCTCGGGTCACGATTGGCCAGCCTGGGCAGGGGTGCggtggggggcggagccctgggTGGGGCAGAGGTCGGAGGCAGGCCCCGGGGTGTGACGAAGGAGGGCCGCGGGGCGGAGAAAAGGAAAGTGCCGTTGTTGGTGTTCTGGTTGAGGTTGGTGTCTGGCCTCCGAGACTCCTGCTTCTTGGTTGTGGGGGCAGCATGTCCACTTGATGCCAGGGCCAGCTTGTCTCTGAGCTGCTGGACCTCCCAGGCCAACTGGTCGACAGGGTGGTACATGGACGTGGGTGTGGGGTGGCAGAAGGCCTGtgaacacaacaaacacaaaatctgTCACTCAGTACCATTCCTGACTTCAACTACCACCGGGGATGcatcatgttaaaaaaagacattacattacagttacaaattacatttatttactcttTTTGCAACTACTACATtccacataataaataatatttgtttttacatatgAAAAGGACATTTAAGAAAggaaaatgtatcatttcattcattatacATTTGACTTATATGCCTTATGAACATTGATTCTTACTGAATTACCACTGTTGGCTTATATCAGGAAAGCTGGCAACCAGCAATGGGAGGATAAGGCTTCAAAGCGTTGAGCAACCATGTGCTGGTTATATGAGTCAAGCAGGACTTTACTCTCTATAGCAAAATACCATGAGTAGTTTAAATAAGTGAGTCAGAACTAACACATGGCAGCTCCACCTATCTGAGTGCTCTCCATTGCTAACAGCTGTTTGGGTACCTGTGCCTGGAGAGCCCCCCGCAGGTAGCAGTCCCTCCACACACCAATACAAGGCCCCAGTAGGAGGGGCAGCAGAGGCTCCTGTGGGTCCTGGGGGTTGGGCGAGACTTTGGAGGGCTCGCTTTGGGACCACGTCTTAATGAGGCGCTCCAGTCCCGGGAGGCTCTCTGAGGACGGGGCCCGCCGGTGGCTCTTTCGGTACGAGCCCGACCCCCCGCCATTACGCCAGGGCAGAAGgtgtgagggggaggagaaagTACCCCGGGACAGCAGGAAGACAGAGCCTAGGGTTCCATCACTGAGCTGAGACTGgggggaggaagaagagagcATGCGTCAAGGTAACAAGATAGGGTTAGCCATAGCAGTTGCAGAGTACTTTGTCACTTTCATTTTACTTTAGAAGTAGGACACAATCACAATAAGAACACAAGAAGATACTACACATTTGTTATTGTTGACATAACCAGACAATAATGATAAAGACTCAAACAATCATAggaacattaaaacaattcagAAGCTCACAGCTGCCCTTGGAAATAAAGTCAAGTGTTGAGCCTTCCCAAACTGAGACACTTCATTACCTTGAGCAGCTCAAGCATATTAGTCTTGGGTGAGCTCCTCGTATCACAGCCTGATTGCCTGTGTGACCAGCAATTAGACCCAAAGTCGGAGTTTATGCCAATAATTACGATGATACAAGCAGTAATGTGAAATTCATGCATGACTAATACATAATAATGAATGTATCACTGATTACTGGATAGGAAAGTGTATAAAGTATGCCATGTGTATTTCATTGCTTTAATCTGCACAAAGCTTCTGTCGGATATTCATCGCAAATTTACATTCACAGGTACtgacatcatttttaaaagatgtgTAACTCAATTCCCACTTTGTGTCATGTGTTCATGGAAAATCAGGCACTGGAAACAGTTAAAATAAAGTCCATTTGGTGACTGAAGTATATTCTTCATTCATACAGTTTTGTCTAACACATAACTACAGATACAGTGTGAAGTTTGAAGGGTTCATTCAGTGTCACCACCCAAAAGAAACTGATATCTTGCCACCACAATCTCTTCAATCCAGTGTAGAAATACTTGGGAACTTGTGTCTTATGTTATGTAGATTGTTCTCTATATGTATGGTTTTTACACAAAGGATTGAAAAATTATGAAACCTGTACATCAGTTTTCAAAATTCACAGATGATTCAGTGTCCTCAGCACCTGAGTGCTCATGATTAAAAGAAGCGACCTGATTTTTGATAATGAGACTGACATCCTACTGCACATATTATATAAAGCCAGCTGTCTCCTCCATGCAGGTCCTCTCTGTTAGCCTCCCTGCTTTCCAAGAGCTCATCCATCTCTCAGAATCACTGCTTTTTATTCAGCTCTGGCCCGACACAGCGCTGTGATGCAGCACCGCCATGGAAAGCGCAGATGGCACACATAACCGCGGCTGCCAAGGCCAGCTCATCAGGAAGGGAGAGCGGGGACATGGAAAAGAGGGCCTTTTTCCACAGAGTTCATGAATTTTCATTAGACAGTTGTTTGCTGCCTTATATTTCCATCTAGGCCGTTCGACTTGCCCTTTGACCTTTCTCCATTACGTGCATCATCCTCTTCTCTTGAGCCAACTTACCAAACCATCACTTTTACTTCTGATTAGAATTTACAGCCCCATAACATAAACTGTCTGGGTATGAATATGAACATCAGTTCAAAGGCAACCATAGAAAAGGTGCATCTTGTCAATATACCACCTGATCCTATCAGTGGCCAACTCACACTAGTTCACTTGCACCCTTGGAATATCACATCAGTGGGGTTGAGGGGTTGACTTCTAAGGTTGCCCAAACCAATCCCTTGACTGTCCCACAGTCAAATGTCTGCAATACTGCAGTTTCTGTTCATTCTGAACAGGAATGACCGTCTGGCCTTACcttgtgtgtgtcagggttCGTGTTGAGATTCCCATTCAGGACTGGCTGGGGTGCGGAAGACTGGGCCACAGGGTGTGTGAAACGTGCCCGCCTCTGGCAGCTGTACTGCAGGGCCCAGTCCCACActgggggaagaggggggtCCACTGGATCCTGGGAGGGGTCCTGGGGTAGCACCTCCCTCCAGCCATTCACTGGGGTGTAGCTCTGAGACAGACGCTGGGGGAGAATAAAGTACACCAATACACCTGTAAAAACCAACCAGTCCAGACAGCTACTGGTCCAGTCTCTGGTGCCCTCCAGCTTGGGCTACTACAGTTCTTCCCCGACTAGCCTCCCCACCAATCTTATCCAatcctttctcttcttttacACCTATGCTGCCTGAAAGACCCTCATAGCTACAAACTGGTAAGCTATTGACCTTTCAGCAAAGCAtgcacaaaacaggaaaatcttCTTTATTGCTGAATGCTCTCAACAGTTTGTTATTCTCATCAAGACTGAGTCATTCCAAgagctaaaggcaaattatCCATTGTACTGCTGCCACCTACTGACAGAAGTGTAGAATGCACTCTCAATATTGTACAAGGAAgctttgtgtatgtgaaagCAGAAGACCAGTTGCTTATGCCTTGATTAAATATATCCCCACAAGTTCTGTGTGAAGTAACAATGGCAATGCTAGGCAGTAGCAATGCTGTGTTACCTGTGAGCGGcggctcctctccctctggcaGTTGGACAGGAAGGTGCTGAAGAGGGGTAAGTGGAAACTGTCATGGAGGGCTAGCAGGTAGTCCCCTGTGAGCTGGAATCGAGAGGGATACTGGGCCCAGAGTTGCCACACGCAGTCCAGGAAGAGCAGGAACACAGGGGCCTGGGAAAGTAGAACATTGAATGAGGAGTTTGCAAGGCCCTGGTCACAGGTTGGTCCCTCTAACAAGCGCTGCTATTTGAAACGTGCTCCACTCCGCAACgactcaaaatgtatttgtgacaCCTGGCTTTTGATTGCAGATGTGTTACCTGTTAGGAGAACTCCTCACTTTCAACATAACAGTCTAGCAGGTGCCAAACTTGATATTGACTTCAATAAAATTCAGCACTCTTCAGCagcataattatttaaataactgCTACCAGAACATGAAATATATAGGGATCTGTACAGCCCCAAGGTGACCCTCACCTCCTCCTTGTCGCTGTCTCGATGGTAGTTGGCCCGGCTGAGGAAGCGATGACCAGCCATGACCCACTCCTTCTGGACGAGGCCCTGGAAGCCTGGCACAGTTCTACAGTACGGATCACACATCACCTGGACCAGACTGGACACCACACAGTTCATGTCCCTGTCCTCTTGCTCTGCAGACAAACATCATTCAATCATCAACTCAACATCAATCCAACATTGATCCAACATTGATCAAACACAAATTCCAATCCAACTATAAAAACTTGGCAGGGCATTGAAAACCTGATAAAGCATTATATGTGTACCATAACCAGTTGTGTGCAGCatgaaaaattacagcaaaacagtagtattagtattaaaaattaagcattaagtattaaaaatgagcaaatcaatatcaaaatgataaatattttaaaatataagaactataaaataaaaacaaaaactcaatcaatttatatttacaaacagACAAGGACATCAATCAACtaaaaagaacaacagaagATCAACAGAATAGAGACACTGCTGATTTCATGTAAGTCAAAGATAAAATTTACTGAGTTAATGTCTTGTACTCCAAACCTTTCACATCTGTATCTGCATATGATCTCTCCAAATGCAGCTACTTTTCTATCAAAggttacattcattttctgtaacaCTGAGAAAAGGTCAGcgtctgctgtctgtcactggcTGCCTGGTCTGAAGCAAGTTTCATTGGGTTCTAGGCTTCTTCTTGCACAGCTTATTTTCATTCTGGGGAGGAAGGTTTGCTCGGGTTGAAACGCTTCTCATGCATTACCACCTGTCACCAGCACCCTCCTGTCTGACAGGAGCCGTTTCTTCCAGCCAATTCTGCGGCTGAACATCACTTAGCCTGGCAGAATTAACTATGAGAAGGCCTGGTCTGGGCTGAaatctctcctgctctctctaaAGTACAAGAGCTGAACAGCGGAATGAAAGAGTTATTTTGGTTCAGTACATGTTACCACACGGCTGTGAGTAACATGTTAGGTAAGAAAGCTGAGGCACTAGATCAGTTTATACTTTGTGGGTGAAACACGGTTATCATGGGTTCCCCTTAGTAAGAGTGACATCTAAGCCTATAATTACACAACAACCTTTGCTTCTGCACTATCATTGTTCATAAAGTACTTCTCCTTGGAACCGCTTAACACATTTATTATGGTAACACCATAGAAGTGTGTGAATAGTTTTGTGACAAATCAAATCCGTCACATCAATTCAAcaatgagaaaaacacacagatctgCCTAATGCATTTTCAGAGTTCCAAGTGTTAACACAAAGATAActatatgtaacatttttaaacaaaactttGTTGCTTTTAATTAATGTCAATAGACTGGAATGTATAGCAACCAGAATGTAGTATGAAAAGGAATGTGTCATGCATCACCTCAGTCAACACTCATCTCTCTCATTCCACCTGAATGGATACATATCAaacactgccaccttgtggtttCAAGTGTGAGCGAGTTGAATCCACATCTGTTGCGCAGGTGTGAGATGCATG harbors:
- the mtmr11 gene encoding myotubularin-related protein 11: MLTGSKTTFKVRQIVPDMKERILSHGGLHTRGRDMFGLRCLPGECVLQRAVLVRKKLSAREGGGWLAGTLFCTHFRVAFVPQDSQKPDDNADPVLLGDHDVALASIEKVVAVGPSRTKLVTPNSSLKFTPEELVLYCRDLRVICFLFDRLTPETQAVEITYSIAKTYQPLKPGTILSFQNAALGSVEMKQFLSNRRHDAQMNWFESVTDWERELERTGATGWRVSAVNDRFEMATSLPRFNVVPQKVLDTELKKTFAHFNEGRIPRWCWRHPRGSDLLRTASFQNNIYHEKDDIRNLEALLFGGQQQCVVVELAEEMPTPADIQLAHTRLRALCLGDISASVSVPDDKWLSTLEASRWLDHARCCLKKAAEVSCLLRGGHMTVILQEQEDRDMNCVVSSLVQVMCDPYCRTVPGFQGLVQKEWVMAGHRFLSRANYHRDSDKEEAPVFLLFLDCVWQLWAQYPSRFQLTGDYLLALHDSFHLPLFSTFLSNCQRERSRRSQRLSQSYTPVNGWREVLPQDPSQDPVDPPLPPVWDWALQYSCQRRARFTHPVAQSSAPQPVLNGNLNTNPDTHKSQLSDGTLGSVFLLSRGTFSSPSHLLPWRNGGGSGSYRKSHRRAPSSESLPGLERLIKTWSQSEPSKVSPNPQDPQEPLLPLLLGPCIGVWRDCYLRGALQAQAFCHPTPTSMYHPVDQLAWEVQQLRDKLALASSGHAAPTTKKQESRRPDTNLNQNTNNGTFLFSAPRPSFVTPRGLPPTSAPPRAPPPTAPLPRLANRDPSKRTFLFSHPPDSRQDQRYTPMPSTRLSKNSGPSLGS